A window from Drosophila nasuta strain 15112-1781.00 chromosome 3, ASM2355853v1, whole genome shotgun sequence encodes these proteins:
- the LOC132787998 gene encoding pyrimidodiazepine synthase-like, which produces MTAENPLTKGSTHPALPDDGAPRLYSNRYCPYAQRAHLTLNAKKVPHHVVYIDLVNKPEWLVDVSPLLKVPALHLVGEKSKPSIIESLIIVEYLDEKYPQNPLLSKDPLKRAQDKILVERFNAAGGALMKIALQGGDGSDLWPVLDIFEEELAKRGTPYFGGEKPGFLDYMIWPWFERLPVVEYFLKERYSFNKERYAKLTAWVDLIVKDEVVQSHYTSPETHVNQFKKIVDFIKNKK; this is translated from the exons ATGACCGCAGAAAATCCTTTAACCAAGG GCTCCACTCACCCCGCTCTGCCAGATGATGGCGCACCACGTCTTTACTCCAATCGTTATTGTCCCTATGCCCAGCGCGCTCATCTGACGCTGAATGCCAAGAAGGTGCCACACCACGTCGTCTATATCGATCTGGTTAACAAACCTGAGTGGCTGGTGGATGTAAGTCCTCTGCTGAAGGTGCCTGCTCTACATTTGGTGGGCGAAAAGTCGAAGCCTTCGATTATCGAGTCGCTGATCATTGTCGAGTATCTGGACGAGAAGTATCCGCAGAATCCTCTGCTGTCCAAGGATCCATTGAAGCGTGCCCAGGACAAGATACTTGTGGAACGTTTTAATGCCGCTGGCGGAGCCCTCATGAAGATCGCTCTCCAGGGCGGAGATGGTTCCGATCTTTGGCCGGTGCTTGACATATTCGAGGAGGAGCTGGCCAAACGTGGCACTCCATATTTCGGTGGCGAAAAGCCCGGATTTCTGGACTACATGATCTGGCCATGGTTCGAGCGTCTGCCTGTAGTGGAGTATTTCCTCAAGGAACGATACAGCTTTAACAAGGAGCGTTATGCTAAGCTCACCGCTTGGGTGGATCTGATCGTCAAGGATGAGGTGGTGCAATCACATTATACCTCCCCTGAGACGCATGTGAATCAATTTAAGAAGATCGTCGATTTTattaagaacaaaaaatag
- the LOC132787994 gene encoding uncharacterized protein LOC132787994 isoform X2 has translation MAAENYHLKWDSHLSYLNTSISTLYKNEKFADVVLYSSYNNCGINSDIPTVGISAHKFILSSCSQFFATMFDTAPINNQSPSGVFYIVLPPDLSHRAIQILVQYMYSGEATVSNDILNEVLRGGEMLKIRGLCRTSSGGGSSGTSAAHHGHHHGLHHQREPSGAVYISNGTRSSLAPPPPPPPPSMSSTQLSSDMYSNKASSSSGSISARYSLDHHHTHQQQHQPPHHSHSHHHHHQQQQQQFRGLGASVMPKDSPVIVKSPKMASHTGGLLSVATSSSKMHASSVGGISVNKEVAIDPEDKCCYAASSQVESLPQSTAAGLAASAPPPPQQTQAPPMSICTEVGCSSCPLAAPPTEPAEPSLRRPDYAERERLVEESLCERERDDVGLVYERRLRRERSCERAPPHEYFPHDASHYEHVVKPYEVPPAVVPRLASSPPHPHSFLTIKQEPTDWSNNPPVTLANDNNNHEHSQEAPLSPKQPLDFKINAVKLEANASNQDDSEEHTLRDYNNFKVLICEICQKSFEDTKTLVRHLGTHAAEPTAAAAGSGMPGSATGSGSSNGNNNNSSNTANSHSHSNLALRALKTYVPKKRRRVSVSAVGVAATVLDKPLTLPIPQQQENNMDHVTLLCDLCSTSFETPAEWVRHMNSQHTEIELAMFNSKKDGEQKGSNNSGSNINSSSSPNPTASISQLQHATVSSAAAPVPHKKYINASRQMTISSSNSDRGATTASPGLTQA, from the exons ATGGCTGCCGAAAACTACCATCTGAAGTGGGATTCGCATCTGTCCTATTTGAATACTTCCATATCCACCCTATACAA AAATGAAAAGTTCGCAGACGTTGTACTGTACAGTTCGTACAACAATTGTGGCATCAACTCGGATATTCCCACCGTGGGCATATCGGCGCACAAATTCATACTGAGCTCCTGCAGCCAGTTCTTTGCTACTATGTTCGATACGGCGCCCATAAATAATCAATCACCCAGCGGCGTCTTCTACATTGTGCTTCCGCCCGATTTGAGTCATCGTGCCATCCAAATCCTGGTGCAATACATGTACAGCGGCGAAGCCACAGTCTCCAACGACATTCTCAACGAAGTGCTGCGTGGCGGCGAAATGCTGAAGATACGAGGACTCTGTCGCACCAGCTCTGGTGGCGGCTCAAGTGGCACCAGCGCTGCTCATCATGGCCACCATCATGGTCTACATCATCAGCGCGAGCCAAGCGGCGCTGTTTACATCTCCAATGGCACACGCTCTTCATTagcgccgccaccgccaccgccgcctccATCGATGTCGTCGACACAGCTTTCCAGTGATATGTACAGCAACAaggcgagcagcagcagcggcagcatctCGGCACGCTACTCCCTCGATCATCATCATacgcatcaacaacagcatcagccaCCGCATCACTCTCAttcccatcatcatcatcatcagcagcagcagcaacaatttcgCGGCTTAGGTGCTTCCGTCATGCCAAAAGACAGTCCAGTGATTGTCAAGTCACCGAAAATGGCCAGCCATACGGGTGGATTGCTGAGTGTAGCCACCAGTAGCAGTAAGATGCATGCGAGCAGCGTTGGTGGCATATCTGTCAACAAGGAGGTGGCCATCGATCCTGAGGACAAGTGCTGCTATGCGGCGTCGAGTCAAGTCGAAAGTCTACCACAGTCCACAGCAGCTGGCTTAGCAGCGTCtgcaccaccgccaccgcaacaaacacaagcacCTCCCATGTCGATTTGCACAGAAGTTGGCTGCAGCAGTTGTCCACTGGCTGCGCCGCCCACCGAGCCTGCGGAGCCATCTCTGCGCCGGCCAGACTACGCAGAGCGCGAGCGTCTTGTGGAGGAATCGCTCTGCGAGCGGGAACGTGACGATGTGGGTTTGGTTTATGAACGTCGTCTGCGTCGCGAACGTTCCTGTGAGCGTG CTCCGCCTCATGAGTACTTTCCGCATGATGCCTCTCACTATGAACACGTTGTGAAGCCCTACGAAGTGCCGCCAGCAGTTGTGCCACGTCTGGCCAGCTCACCGCCACATCCGCACAGTTTTCTGACCATCAAACAGGAGCCAACCGATTGGTCCAACAATCCACCAGTGACGCTagccaacgacaacaacaatcacgAGCACAGCCAGGAGGCGCCGCTGTCGCCCAAACAGCCGCTGGACTTCAAGATCAATGCCGTCAAGCTGGAGGCGAATGCCAGCAATCAGGACGATTCGGAGGAGCACACGCTGCGTGATTACAACAACTTCAAAGTGCTCATTTGCGAGATATGCCAGAAATCGTTTGAGGACACCAAGACGCTGGTGCGTCACCTGGGCACACATGCAGCCGagccgacagcagcagctgcagggAGTGGCATGCCTGGGAGTGCAACAGGCAGTGgtagcagcaacggcaacaacaacaacagcagcaacactgccaacagtcacagtcacagcaaTCTGGCGCTGAGAGCGCTGAAAACCTATGTGCCAAAGAAGCGACGCAGAGTCTCGGTGAGTGCCGTTGGAGTAGCCGCTACTGTATTGGACAAGCCCTTAACTCTTCCCATCCCACAGCAACAGGAGAACAATATGGATCATGTGACCCTGCTCTGCGATCTCTGCTCCAC CTCGTTTGAAACGCCCGCGGAGTGGGTGCGTCATATGAATAGCCAACACACGGAGATCGAGCTGGCCATGTTCAATAGCAAAAAGGATGGCGAGCAGAAGGG cagcaacaacagtgggagcaacatcaacagcagctcaTCACCGAATCCAACTGCCTCCATCAGCCAATTGCAACACGCAACCGTCAGCTCAGCAGCTGCACCTGTGCCCCATAAAAAGTACATCAATGCCAGCCGACAGATgaccatcagcagcagcaacagcgatcGAGGTGCCACAACAGCATCGCCAGGTTTGACACAGGCATGA
- the LOC132787994 gene encoding uncharacterized protein LOC132787994 isoform X1 codes for MAAENYHLKWDSHLSYLNTSISTLYKNEKFADVVLYSSYNNCGINSDIPTVGISAHKFILSSCSQFFATMFDTAPINNQSPSGVFYIVLPPDLSHRAIQILVQYMYSGEATVSNDILNEVLRGGEMLKIRGLCRTSSGGGSSGTSAAHHGHHHGLHHQREPSGAVYISNGTRSSLAPPPPPPPPSMSSTQLSSDMYSNKASSSSGSISARYSLDHHHTHQQQHQPPHHSHSHHHHHQQQQQQFRGLGASVMPKDSPVIVKSPKMASHTGGLLSVATSSSKMHASSVGGISVNKEVAIDPEDKCCYAASSQVESLPQSTAAGLAASAPPPPQQTQAPPMSICTEVGCSSCPLAAPPTEPAEPSLRRPDYAERERLVEESLCERERDDVGLVYERRLRRERSCERAPPHEYFPHDASHYEHVVKPYEVPPAVVPRLASSPPHPHSFLTIKQEPTDWSNNPPVTLANDNNNHEHSQEAPLSPKQPLDFKINAVKLEANASNQDDSEEHTLRDYNNFKVLICEICQKSFEDTKTLVRHLGTHAAEPTAAAAGSGMPGSATGSGSSNGNNNNSSNTANSHSHSNLALRALKTYVPKKRRRVSVSAVGVAATVLDKPLTLPIPQQQENNMDHVTLLCDLCSTSFETPAEWVRHMNSQHTEIELAMFNSKKDGEQKGSSNNSGSNINSSSSPNPTASISQLQHATVSSAAAPVPHKKYINASRQMTISSSNSDRGATTASPGLTQA; via the exons ATGGCTGCCGAAAACTACCATCTGAAGTGGGATTCGCATCTGTCCTATTTGAATACTTCCATATCCACCCTATACAA AAATGAAAAGTTCGCAGACGTTGTACTGTACAGTTCGTACAACAATTGTGGCATCAACTCGGATATTCCCACCGTGGGCATATCGGCGCACAAATTCATACTGAGCTCCTGCAGCCAGTTCTTTGCTACTATGTTCGATACGGCGCCCATAAATAATCAATCACCCAGCGGCGTCTTCTACATTGTGCTTCCGCCCGATTTGAGTCATCGTGCCATCCAAATCCTGGTGCAATACATGTACAGCGGCGAAGCCACAGTCTCCAACGACATTCTCAACGAAGTGCTGCGTGGCGGCGAAATGCTGAAGATACGAGGACTCTGTCGCACCAGCTCTGGTGGCGGCTCAAGTGGCACCAGCGCTGCTCATCATGGCCACCATCATGGTCTACATCATCAGCGCGAGCCAAGCGGCGCTGTTTACATCTCCAATGGCACACGCTCTTCATTagcgccgccaccgccaccgccgcctccATCGATGTCGTCGACACAGCTTTCCAGTGATATGTACAGCAACAaggcgagcagcagcagcggcagcatctCGGCACGCTACTCCCTCGATCATCATCATacgcatcaacaacagcatcagccaCCGCATCACTCTCAttcccatcatcatcatcatcagcagcagcagcaacaatttcgCGGCTTAGGTGCTTCCGTCATGCCAAAAGACAGTCCAGTGATTGTCAAGTCACCGAAAATGGCCAGCCATACGGGTGGATTGCTGAGTGTAGCCACCAGTAGCAGTAAGATGCATGCGAGCAGCGTTGGTGGCATATCTGTCAACAAGGAGGTGGCCATCGATCCTGAGGACAAGTGCTGCTATGCGGCGTCGAGTCAAGTCGAAAGTCTACCACAGTCCACAGCAGCTGGCTTAGCAGCGTCtgcaccaccgccaccgcaacaaacacaagcacCTCCCATGTCGATTTGCACAGAAGTTGGCTGCAGCAGTTGTCCACTGGCTGCGCCGCCCACCGAGCCTGCGGAGCCATCTCTGCGCCGGCCAGACTACGCAGAGCGCGAGCGTCTTGTGGAGGAATCGCTCTGCGAGCGGGAACGTGACGATGTGGGTTTGGTTTATGAACGTCGTCTGCGTCGCGAACGTTCCTGTGAGCGTG CTCCGCCTCATGAGTACTTTCCGCATGATGCCTCTCACTATGAACACGTTGTGAAGCCCTACGAAGTGCCGCCAGCAGTTGTGCCACGTCTGGCCAGCTCACCGCCACATCCGCACAGTTTTCTGACCATCAAACAGGAGCCAACCGATTGGTCCAACAATCCACCAGTGACGCTagccaacgacaacaacaatcacgAGCACAGCCAGGAGGCGCCGCTGTCGCCCAAACAGCCGCTGGACTTCAAGATCAATGCCGTCAAGCTGGAGGCGAATGCCAGCAATCAGGACGATTCGGAGGAGCACACGCTGCGTGATTACAACAACTTCAAAGTGCTCATTTGCGAGATATGCCAGAAATCGTTTGAGGACACCAAGACGCTGGTGCGTCACCTGGGCACACATGCAGCCGagccgacagcagcagctgcagggAGTGGCATGCCTGGGAGTGCAACAGGCAGTGgtagcagcaacggcaacaacaacaacagcagcaacactgccaacagtcacagtcacagcaaTCTGGCGCTGAGAGCGCTGAAAACCTATGTGCCAAAGAAGCGACGCAGAGTCTCGGTGAGTGCCGTTGGAGTAGCCGCTACTGTATTGGACAAGCCCTTAACTCTTCCCATCCCACAGCAACAGGAGAACAATATGGATCATGTGACCCTGCTCTGCGATCTCTGCTCCAC CTCGTTTGAAACGCCCGCGGAGTGGGTGCGTCATATGAATAGCCAACACACGGAGATCGAGCTGGCCATGTTCAATAGCAAAAAGGATGGCGAGCAGAAGGG cagcagcaacaacagtgggagcaacatcaacagcagctcaTCACCGAATCCAACTGCCTCCATCAGCCAATTGCAACACGCAACCGTCAGCTCAGCAGCTGCACCTGTGCCCCATAAAAAGTACATCAATGCCAGCCGACAGATgaccatcagcagcagcaacagcgatcGAGGTGCCACAACAGCATCGCCAGGTTTGACACAGGCATGA
- the LOC132787994 gene encoding uncharacterized protein LOC132787994 isoform X3, which produces MAAENYHLKWDSHLSYLNTSISTLYKNEKFADVVLYSSYNNCGINSDIPTVGISAHKFILSSCSQFFATMFDTAPINNQSPSGVFYIVLPPDLSHRAIQILVQYMYSGEATVSNDILNEVLRGGEMLKIRGLCRTSSGGGSSGTSAAHHGHHHGLHHQREPSGAVYISNGTRSSLAPPPPPPPPSMSSTQLSSDMYSNKASSSSGSISARYSLDHHHTHQQQHQPPHHSHSHHHHHQQQQQQFRGLGASVMPKDSPVIVKSPKMASHTGGLLSVATSSSKMHASSVGGISVNKEVAIDPEDKCCYAASSQVESLPQSTAAGLAASAPPPPQQTQAPPMSICTEVGCSSCPLAAPPTEPAEPSLRRPDYAERERLVEESLCERERDDVGLVYERRLRRERSCERAPPHEYFPHDASHYEHVVKPYEVPPAVVPRLASSPPHPHSFLTIKQEPTDWSNNPPVTLANDNNNHEHSQEAPLSPKQPLDFKINAVKLEANASNQDDSEEHTLRDYNNFKVLICEICQKSFEDTKTLVRHLGTHAAEPTAAAAGSGMPGSATGSGSSNGNNNNSSNTANSHSHSNLALRALKTYVPKKRRRVSQQENNMDHVTLLCDLCSTSFETPAEWVRHMNSQHTEIELAMFNSKKDGEQKGSSNNSGSNINSSSSPNPTASISQLQHATVSSAAAPVPHKKYINASRQMTISSSNSDRGATTASPGLTQA; this is translated from the exons ATGGCTGCCGAAAACTACCATCTGAAGTGGGATTCGCATCTGTCCTATTTGAATACTTCCATATCCACCCTATACAA AAATGAAAAGTTCGCAGACGTTGTACTGTACAGTTCGTACAACAATTGTGGCATCAACTCGGATATTCCCACCGTGGGCATATCGGCGCACAAATTCATACTGAGCTCCTGCAGCCAGTTCTTTGCTACTATGTTCGATACGGCGCCCATAAATAATCAATCACCCAGCGGCGTCTTCTACATTGTGCTTCCGCCCGATTTGAGTCATCGTGCCATCCAAATCCTGGTGCAATACATGTACAGCGGCGAAGCCACAGTCTCCAACGACATTCTCAACGAAGTGCTGCGTGGCGGCGAAATGCTGAAGATACGAGGACTCTGTCGCACCAGCTCTGGTGGCGGCTCAAGTGGCACCAGCGCTGCTCATCATGGCCACCATCATGGTCTACATCATCAGCGCGAGCCAAGCGGCGCTGTTTACATCTCCAATGGCACACGCTCTTCATTagcgccgccaccgccaccgccgcctccATCGATGTCGTCGACACAGCTTTCCAGTGATATGTACAGCAACAaggcgagcagcagcagcggcagcatctCGGCACGCTACTCCCTCGATCATCATCATacgcatcaacaacagcatcagccaCCGCATCACTCTCAttcccatcatcatcatcatcagcagcagcagcaacaatttcgCGGCTTAGGTGCTTCCGTCATGCCAAAAGACAGTCCAGTGATTGTCAAGTCACCGAAAATGGCCAGCCATACGGGTGGATTGCTGAGTGTAGCCACCAGTAGCAGTAAGATGCATGCGAGCAGCGTTGGTGGCATATCTGTCAACAAGGAGGTGGCCATCGATCCTGAGGACAAGTGCTGCTATGCGGCGTCGAGTCAAGTCGAAAGTCTACCACAGTCCACAGCAGCTGGCTTAGCAGCGTCtgcaccaccgccaccgcaacaaacacaagcacCTCCCATGTCGATTTGCACAGAAGTTGGCTGCAGCAGTTGTCCACTGGCTGCGCCGCCCACCGAGCCTGCGGAGCCATCTCTGCGCCGGCCAGACTACGCAGAGCGCGAGCGTCTTGTGGAGGAATCGCTCTGCGAGCGGGAACGTGACGATGTGGGTTTGGTTTATGAACGTCGTCTGCGTCGCGAACGTTCCTGTGAGCGTG CTCCGCCTCATGAGTACTTTCCGCATGATGCCTCTCACTATGAACACGTTGTGAAGCCCTACGAAGTGCCGCCAGCAGTTGTGCCACGTCTGGCCAGCTCACCGCCACATCCGCACAGTTTTCTGACCATCAAACAGGAGCCAACCGATTGGTCCAACAATCCACCAGTGACGCTagccaacgacaacaacaatcacgAGCACAGCCAGGAGGCGCCGCTGTCGCCCAAACAGCCGCTGGACTTCAAGATCAATGCCGTCAAGCTGGAGGCGAATGCCAGCAATCAGGACGATTCGGAGGAGCACACGCTGCGTGATTACAACAACTTCAAAGTGCTCATTTGCGAGATATGCCAGAAATCGTTTGAGGACACCAAGACGCTGGTGCGTCACCTGGGCACACATGCAGCCGagccgacagcagcagctgcagggAGTGGCATGCCTGGGAGTGCAACAGGCAGTGgtagcagcaacggcaacaacaacaacagcagcaacactgccaacagtcacagtcacagcaaTCTGGCGCTGAGAGCGCTGAAAACCTATGTGCCAAAGAAGCGACGCAGAGTCTCG CAACAGGAGAACAATATGGATCATGTGACCCTGCTCTGCGATCTCTGCTCCAC CTCGTTTGAAACGCCCGCGGAGTGGGTGCGTCATATGAATAGCCAACACACGGAGATCGAGCTGGCCATGTTCAATAGCAAAAAGGATGGCGAGCAGAAGGG cagcagcaacaacagtgggagcaacatcaacagcagctcaTCACCGAATCCAACTGCCTCCATCAGCCAATTGCAACACGCAACCGTCAGCTCAGCAGCTGCACCTGTGCCCCATAAAAAGTACATCAATGCCAGCCGACAGATgaccatcagcagcagcaacagcgatcGAGGTGCCACAACAGCATCGCCAGGTTTGACACAGGCATGA
- the LOC132787999 gene encoding uncharacterized protein LOC132787999 — MSYFDHRLIEFVRANPILHKRDLRNTPYESRKKKRELWCSIATSLETDVQTCITRWRYMQDKLRRELLKEHSDWSLLDKLRFIGQHKNNERHQLQQAVTTSAHINVSWRALSPGQLIEHTADDEDDALQEAMDEQHVVPQPQPQSQPPPSSSIVVAGSSNSGNSNEDLMKRIEALLQGLGTNRSKAEKKIVAYLCKCTLRSLNDEQIDDIFI; from the exons ATGTCTTACTTTGACCATCGCCTTATTGAATTTGTGCGTGCCAATCCTATTTTACACAAACGCGACCTGCGCAACACTCCTTACGAGTCccgcaaaaagaaaagagaattGTGGTGTAGCATTGCAACTTCCCTGGAAACGGACG TGCAAACGTGCATTACACGCTGGAGATATATGCAAGACAAGCTGAGACGGGAGTTGCTGAAAGAGCACTCGGATTGGAGTTTGCTGGACAAATTGCGTTTCATTGGACAGCACAAGAACAATGAGAGACATCAACTGCAGCAGGCTGTGACAACGTCGGCCCACATAAATGTAAGTTGGCGCGCCCTCAGTCCCGGGCAGCTCATCGAGCACACCGCTGATGATGAGGACGATGCGCTGCAGGAGGCAATGGACGAGCAGCATGTGGTaccccaaccccaaccccaaTCCCAGccaccaccatcatcatcaatagTAGTGGCTGGCAGCAGTAACAGCGGTAATAGCAACGAGGACCTCATGAAACGCATCGAGGCTTTGTTGCAGGGCTTGGGTACAAATCGCTCCAAGGCAGAGAAGAAAATCGTGGCCTATTTGTGTAAATGCACGCTGCGCTCTCTCAATGATGAGCAAATcgatgatatatttatttaa